CGGCCCTGAGCCGCGCCATCAGCTCCTCGACCAGGAACGGCTTTCCGAGATAGTCGTCCGCCCCGAGGTCGAGGCCCTCGATCCGCTCCTTCGGTTCGTTCAGCGCCGTCATCACGATGATCGGCGTATACTTCCCCGTCCGCCTGAGCTCCGGAATGAAACTCAGCCCCTCTCCGTCGGGCAAACGCCGGTCGAGCAGGATCGCATCGTAGAGGTTTTGCCGCGTCAGCTCGACGGCGTCTGCCAGATGCATCGTGTGATCGGTGACGATCCCATGTTTGCCGAGTGCGGCCGACAGCGCCTCGGCCAGCTCCCTCTCATCCTCTATAAGCAGTATCCGCATCGCCCGTCCATTGTCTCGCTCACCCCCTCTGTCTGCCACAAGGGTTGCGGCAGCATTGCGGAGCTTGCAAGGCAGCCGGTCATGCTGCTGCAATTGTTGAGGTCCAGCACAAAGAATATTCGCGGCAGCTGGAGATCAAGATGATCCGACCTATCCTCCGTCTCCTGACGAGACACTTCCTCTCCGCCTTCATCCTGGCCACGCTGCTCGCAGCCCCGCTCGTCATTCTGCACACGCTTCACGAAAAGACGGCATTCGAGAACGGCCTGCTGATGGACGTCCGATGATGCCACGAGCGAACCTCAGGCAGTCTTACTGTCTGCCATGCAATAGGCCGAGAAGGCCTGAAGATAGGCCTGCACCCTGGAACGGTTCTCCGCTGCCTCGACGGCCTTGAACACCTCGGCCGGCTCCAGCTTCATCAGAGGAAGCCTGAGGAAGATATCGCCCGCGAACCGGTCGGTGATGGTCGCAAGGATAGTTCGAAGACCGGCCAGCATGTCGTCGCCCCGATGCGATGCATGCAGCAGGGCGATCGGCTTATGGACGATATCATCTCCCGATACGAACCAGTCGATCGCATTCTTGAGGCCGCCGGGGATGGACCGCACATATTCCGGGCTGGCAATGATCAAACCGTCGCTCTGAGCGATCAAATCGATGAAATCCCGCACCGCCTCCGGCAGAGATTCTCCCTCGAGGTCAGGCGAGAATACCGGCAACCGTCCGACGCCGTCGAAGATCGAAACCTCGATATCGCTGGGCGCTATGGCACGGATCGCCCGCAGCATAGCCGTGTTGGTGGAATTGCGCCGGGCGCTGCCGGATATAGCGAGAATCTTCAAGAGCCCAACAGGAAATGATTGATCATGGCTGTCAACGCAAAAGACTAGGTGCGATTGAGCAACGCCAAAAAAGCGACTTTTGCTTGAACTGGCCAAGCCCCGCGTTAGCCTGGGTACTGCTGCCGAATCGGCTGGAATTACCCTTGAGGAATACACATGTCGGCTTTGATCGAGGCATGGGGCGTCAGCAAACGCTTCCGGCAGCACAAGCGATTTCCCGGCCTGCTGGGCGCACTGAAGACGTTGGTGACCAACGAATATACGGAAGTTCTAGCCGTTTCCGACATCGGTTTCGACATCGCGGCGGGCGAAGCTGTTGGCTATCTCGGCCCGAATGGCGCCGGCAAATCGACGATGATCAAGATGATGACCGGCATCCTGGTGCCGAGCGCCGGCACGCTCTCGGTGCTCGGCCGGACACCGCATCTGCGGCGAATGGACAATGCCCGCGAGATCGGCGTTGTTTTTGGCCAGCGCAGCCAGCTGTGGTGGGACCTGCCGCTGGTCGACAGTTTCACCCTGCACCAGCGCATCTATGATATCCCCGTCGCGCGTTATGCGGATAATCTCCGGCGATTCAGCGAATTGCTTGATTTGACGCCCTTTCTCGACCGCGCGGTGCGCCAGCTGAGCCTCGGTCAGCGCATGCGCGCCGAGATCGTCATGTCGCTGCTGCACGATCCCAAGATCCTCTTTCTGGACGAGCCGACCATCGGGCTTGATGTGGTCGCCAAGGATGCCGTGCGGCGTTTTCTCTCCGAGATCAACCGTGAGCGCGGCGTCACCATCATTCTCACCACCCATGACCTGCAGGACATCGAGACCATCTGCCCGAGGCTGATTATGGTCGATCACAGCAGGCTCATCTTCGACGGCGAGTTGAAGAGCCTGCGCGCTGCATTGGGCTCTGCCCGGCGGCTGACACTCGAATTTGCCAGCGACCCTGGACCGCTGCCATTGCGCACCGCGACCCTCGTCAGCGACGAGGGCTTGCGCAAGAACTATCTCATCGAGCGTGAAGACATCTCGCTGGTCGCAATCCTGTCGGAGGTGGGCAGCGGGCGCGGCCTGAAGGACGTGGCGCTGCACGAGCCCGACATCGAAGAGGTCATCCGTACCTTCTACCAGCGGCGCAACGCCGACCAGCGTAACAATGCCAAGGCCCGGGCATCATGAGCGCCTATTTCGCCTTCGCGCGCAGTTCCTTCCATTCGCAGCTCGCCTACCGCAACGAAGTATGGGCCAATATCTTCGGCAAACTCGTGCAGGTCTTTGCGCGTGTCGCCATCTGGCAGGCGGCCTATGCCGGCATTGGCGGCACCGTGGTCGACGGCGTTTCCCTGCAGCAGATGGTGACCTATGCCCTGCTCGGCGGCGCTGTGATGGGCGCAACCCGTCCTGAAAGGATCATTGGCGAAATCGGCCGGTCGCTCAAGACAGGCGATATCGCGGTCTGGCTGCTCAAGCCCTTGTCCTATCCGCTCTATCTCTTCGCCAACGAATGCGGCAGCTTCGGTTATCGCCTGATGACCCAGGTCATTCCGACCGTCGTCTTCACCGCATTGTTTTACGGCATGCTGCCGCCGGCAAGCCTGTTCGATGGCCTGATGTTCATCGCCTTCTGGGCGCTGTCCTTTACGCTGCTGTTTCTGATGTCGGCGCTCTTCGGCCTCGTCGCGTTCTGGCTGATGACGAGCTTCTCGCTGGACTGGATCCTGGGCGCCCTGCTGCAATTATTCTCGGGCCTGCTGATACCGTTCTGGTTCTTCCCCGAACCGCTGGCCGCGATTGCCCGCCACCTGCCCTTCGCCTGGGTGGTCTATTATCCCAATGCCGTCTATCTCGGCAGGCTTTCCACTGCCGATGTCTGGCTCCATTTCGGCCTCGGTCTCGGCTGGGCCGCGTTGTTCCTTACCGGCGTCCTTTGGCTGTGGCGCTGCGCCTCTGGCCGCATCACGGTGCAGGGAGGTTGATGATGCTCATTCATCACCTGCGCGTCCTTCCGCTGCTGGTCCGGATGCATGTCCGCTCCCAGATGGAATATCGCGGCGCCCTCTGGCTCGACCGTCTTGCGCAGATCCTTTCCTATGGCAGCGTCTTCGCCACCATCGGCATTCTGCTCGCCCGCTTCGACACGCTCGGAGGCTGGACCTGGCCGGAGCTGGCGCTGTTGTTCAGCTTCCAATTGCTGGCTTATTCGCTCGGTGCCGCGATGAGCTTCGTGCAATTGCGCGACCTCGAAGAACTGGTGCGGCTCGGCACTTTCGACACGCTGTTGGTCAAGCCTTTCAGTCCCTGGGCCTATCTGGTCTTTTCCGGCCTCAATATCGGCTATACCGGCCACGTCATCCTCGCGGTGGCGCTGATGGGCTGGGCCGTTCTGTCCATCGACTTCGCCTGGTCGGTCTGGTCCGCTTCGTTCCTTATTGCTGCGCTCATCAGCGCGACGCTGTTGACCGCTGCCCTCATCACCATGATCGGCGCTACGGCGCTGATCTGGGTGCGCTCCAACCACCTGTTCTCGATCTTCTTCGGCTTTTGGGAATTGACGCGCTACCCGCTCAACATTTTCCCCGGCGGCATCCAGACCATCCTCATCACCGCGGTTCCGCTGGCCCTCACCAGTTCGGTCCCTGTTGGCGCCCTGCTCGGCAAGCCCATCCCGATCCTTGGGGACTGGGCCGGGCCGGTGTCTCTGGTGGCCGGGCCGATTTGGGTGTTGATGGCAATCGCTCACTGGCGATACGCCACCGGCAAATATCAGGGTGCCGGCGGCTGATCGGGTCAGCCAGCGTCAGGATGCCTGCGACGACGATCTCGCGCGAACCTCGAGAAACGCCGCCGTCAGCTTCGCCAACACCGGCGAGGTGCATGTTCCGTTGGCGCCGCCGATCGGATCGACGATGTGGATCTGCCGCAGATCCTCCATGAACTCGTCCCACAGCGGCGGCCCGCCTTCTTCGAGAAGCTGTGCACGGATGCTCAGCTCCTCGCTCACAGGCAGATGCCGCCGTCCCCAGGCGCCGATCATGGCGAAGACCGGCACGAGCTGGATCGCTGGCTCCAGAAGGCTGTAGATCGCTTTCTGGCTGTGGCTCGGGTCGTCCCGCTTGCTGATGAACCCGAGCGAAAGCAGACGCTTCAGCCTGGCGGCCAGAATGTTGGAGGCAATCCCCTCCTCCGAATGGGTCAGAAGATCGCGGAAATGGCGGCGGTTGCCAAACATGATGTCCCGGATGATGATGAGGCTCCACCGGTCGCCCAGCACTTCCATCGTCAGGTTGATCGGGCAGCCCGACCGCATTTCAATATCCACCAATTCTCTCCTCGAAAAACTGGTTGCAATATAGGATCACTTATGCGACAACGCAACTAGTTTCAATTCGCAATCAGATGGAGGAGAGTAGCATGTCCAAGGTGCGTGTCGCAGCATTTTCCCTTTCCGTGGATGGTCTCGGCGCCGGGCCGGAGCAAAGCATGACCGATCCGCTGGGCAAGCGGGGGACGGAGATGTTCGAATGGTTTTTCCGTACCCGCACCTTCCGCGCGATGATCGGAAAGGACGGCGGTTCTGAAGGCGTCGACGAGGGTTATGCGGCCCGCGGCATGGCCAATTTCGGCGCCTTCATTCTCGGACGCAACATGTTCGGCCCTATCCGCGGCGATTGGCCGGATGATGCCTGGAAGGGCTGGTGGGGACCGAACCCGCCCTATCATGCACCGACCTATATCCTGACGCATTATCCCCGCGAACCGATCGTCATGGAGGGTGGCACGACCTTTCACTTCGTCACCGGCGGCATCGAGGAAGCGCTTGACAAGGCGAAAGCTGCAGCTGGCGACAAAGACGTGAAAATTGGTGGCGGCGTCAGCACTGTCCGCCAATATCTGCAGGCTGGCCTGATCGACGAATTGCATTTCGCCATCTCGCCGGTCGTACTCGGCAAGGGCGAAGCGATGTTCACGGGCATCGACCTGCCGGCCCTCGGCTTCCGCGTTGCCGAGCATGTCGCAACCGAACACGCCACGCATATCGTGCTGGCGAAATAAACGAGCCCCGGTCGGTATCCTAGGCGCTTCCAGATGGAACACTTCGGCCGCATCGAAGGCGTCCGCAACATCAAGACGGAAATCGCGATGCAGAAGATCAAACAATCCTGGCAGGTACCGCTCTGACGACCGCCTGCCGGGACCGTTCGGCTATCACCAAGCCGTGTCAAAATGGCCGTGGTATTGCTGCGGAATGAGCGTAGAGTAAGCGCCATCGGCTCATCGGATCATCGACGCCACCGCTTGGGAGACCATAGGTGCTCCTGCCGCTTCATGGAGGGTACGAAGATGCTCCTGTCGCTCATCTCGCTCAACGATGATGAAATAACCATCGTCACCGATGCCGTTCGGCAATGGTGCTGCGAGAGGAAGCTCGACATCGACAGCATCGAAGGACGCCACGCCATCACCGTTGCCGTCGATCTCGTCCAGATGAACACCGACTGCGAAAGGCTTTTTGCCGAGCTGTCGAAGCAACTGGACCACCAGTAGGACCTACTCCATCCATCTATGCACCATAGCATTCTGCGGGCGCTGGGATGCAGCGCTTTCGCTTACCGCTCCCTCGCGCCGCCGCCCCGGAGCACCAGCATCCAGGAGTGCCGGGCCTAACAGATCGCAGCCGGAATATCATGCCGCGTCCCGGCCAGCCCCAAGCTGTTTGAGGTAGGCACAGAACATATCGGCCATGGCGTCGGCATAGGCGTCGATCTCGGCAGCGCTTCGAGGTGCCTCCGAGAACTCCTTGCCCACCGTGCCGAGCGTCGTGGCGATCAGATCGCCGGCAAGCGCCCGCATCCCCTCCGGCGCAGAAGGCAGCACTTCCTGCATGAACAGTTCGACGATGCGGTCTCCCGATGCCCTCGCCGCCTGCGCCTCCGGTGCATCGCGATAAAGGGGCGCGGCGTCATGGAGCGCCACGCGCATCGCCGCCTCCTCGCACTCCGAGCGGAGGAAGGCATGGACGAGGCGGCGCAGCCGTTCGAGCGGCGGCCTTTGCGCATCGGCGAGGATGCCGCCGAGCATGTCCGTCGTCTGCCGCCATTCGTCGCTCTGCAGCCGGAAGAGGATCGCCGCCTTGTTGGGGAAATATTGGTAGAGCGATCCGATGCTGACGCCCGCCCTTTCGGCCACGCGCGCTGTGGTGAAGCGCTGGGCGCCTTCCCGCGCCAAAACCTGAGCAGCGGCATCCAGGATCGCCGCCACGAGCTCCGCCGAGCGGGCCTGCTTAGGCTGTTTTCGTGAGGAAATCCGGCCCCTTGGACGATCGGTCATGGCAGCGCTCCGCAATGCGAATAGCAAATGCGATGAATTACTCGTATTTTTCGCTCCACACAAGAAGCTGTCACCAAGGAGATATGACATGACGACACTGACCACTGCCCCGCTGGCCCCCCTGCTCAATGGCCTCTTCGAAGAGGCCGCCACGGCGACGAGCCCGGTAATGTCGGCCCTATCAGGTGATGAGCGAATGCGCCTGATCGGCAGCAAGACCGAATATCTCGACCTTTACGGGCGCCTGAAGGATCTCTGGCTTCCCGTCTCGAGGGAGGCCGGCGCGCTGCTCTACATGCTGGCGCGAAGCAGCCGCGCACGAACGATCGTCGAATTCGGCACATCCTTCGGCATCTCGACCCTGCATCTCGCAGCCGCGCTGCGCGACAATGGCGGCGGCCGGCTAATCACCAGCGAGTTCGAGCCGTCGAAGCTGGCCCGCGCCCGCGCCAACCTCACGGCCGGCGGCCTCATCGATCTCGTCGAGATTCGTGAAGGCGATGCCCTTGAGACCCTGGGCACGGATCTCCCGGAAACGATCGATCTGCTGTTCCTCGACGGGGCCAAGGCGCTCTATCGCGATATTCTGGAACTGGTGGAAGACCGCCTGAGGCCGGGCGCCCTCATCATCGCCGACAATGCCGACCTCTGCCCGGAATATCTCGCCCGCGTACGCTCGCCTGCAGCCGGCTACCTCTCGACGCCATTCGAAGAGGATATCGAGCTGTCGATGCGGACCTGATGACACCAGGCCGTTGCCCGGCCGAGCGCGCGTGCCGGCCGGGCAACGGCCCGTTTCATTTTCCGAGCGTCACCGCTGTACGGCGCCGTAGCGCAACCCGTCGACCAGCAGGGAAACCATACGCCGGGCATGTTCGGACCCTTGGGCGTAGGCGTGCATGCTGAGGCTTGCGGCCGCATTCAAAAGATCCTCGGCGGCGATATCGGTGCGCACCTCGCCGGCTGCAGCGGCGGCGTCGAGAAGCGAGCGAAGAGCCGGCTGCAGCCGCTGCTGGAAGTAGGCCGGTAAGACATCGAAGGCTGGGTTGCCGGAGTGCAGGGCCGCCGCAAGCCCGCGCTTGGCCGCAATGAAATCCACAAAACGCTGCATCCATCTGGCCAGCGCTTCGCCTGGCGCATGTTGGGCGGCAAGGATCGGCGCGGCATCGGCGCAGGCGTCGATTTCGCGGCGGAAGACGGCAACGACGAGGTCGGAACGCTCGGGAAAATGCCGGTAAACCGTGCCGATGCCGACACCGGCCTTCTCCGCGATCTCACGCACCGGGGCATCGACGCCGGAGGTCGCAAACACCGTCAATGCCGCCTGAAGCAGCCCGTCGAGATTGCGCTTGGCGTCGGCGCGCACACGCTTGTCCGCCCTTTCCCCGGGCTTCAGGCCGTCCTCCTGATTTTTTCTCTCGTCGCTCATCATTCACTCACTTGCAAAACGGAACATTGTTCCGTATATAAACGGAATACGGTTCCGTTTATGCAAGTTAACACAGCGCGACGGTGTTGGCCACATCGATGCGCACGAAGTCCGCCTCCCCAATAAAAGGAACAGACCATGCAATACCGCACGCTTGGAAGAACCGGCATCAAGGTCAGCCCCTATTGCCTCGGCGCAATGATGTTCGGCGCTGCCGGCAATCCTGACCACGAGGATTCGATCCGGATCATCCACAAGGCTCTCGATGCCGGCATAAACTTCATCGACACCGCCGATATCTACAGCCGCGGCGAATCCGAGGAGATCGTCGGCAAGGCGCTCAAGGGCCGGCGCGACGACGTCGTGCTCGCCACCAAGGCACATCTGCCGATGGGCGACGACCCGAACCGACAGGGCAATTCGCGCCGCTGGCTGATCCGCGCAGTCGAGGATTCGCTCCGTCGCCTGCAGACCGACCATATCGATCTCTACCTGATCCACCGGCCGGCACCCGATACCGACATCGAGGAGACGCTATCGGCCCTCACCGACCTGATACAGGCGGGCAAGGTGCGTGCCGTGGGATCGTCGACCTTCCCCGTCTCGGAAATCGTCGAGGCGCAATGGGTTTCCGAGCGCCGCGGGCTGGCACGTTTCCGCGCCGAGCAGCCGCCCTATTCGATCCTCAATCGTAGCATCGAACGCGAAGTGCTGCCCGCCTGCGAGCGCTATGGAATGGGCGCGTTGGTGTGGAGCCCGCTGGCGATGGGCATGCTCACCGGCAAATACCGCAAGGGCGCGCCGCAGCCCGACAGCGCCCGCGCCAAACGCTTCCCCAGGCAGATGAATGATGAGCGCCGGCTGGACGCGGTCGAACGGCTCATCCCGCTCGCGCAGCAGGCGGGGCTTTCGCTGGCACACATGGCGATGGCCTTCGCTATCGCCCATCCCGCCGTCACCTCGGCAATCATCGGCCCGCGCACGATGGAGCACTTCGACGATCTGCTTGCCGGCGCCGGGGTGAGCCTGACGGACGAAATACTCGACCGGATCGACGCGATCGTCCCGCCCGGCACCGACACCGGCCCGTTGGAGGCGGCCTATAACCCGCCTGCGGTAACGCTGCCCAGCCTGCGCCGCCGCCCGATAACAGAGCGCTTCGCCGCCTGACCAGCAGGGAGTGAGGCCCGGCCCTGCGAAGCAGGAGCGATCGATCCAGTGACTCGATCGCAGGGCCGAACACCCTGAGCCCTGCGAAGGGCCGGCAGCGGCGCCTCCCTAATTTGGACAGCACAAAGCAACCTTCGCTTAAGGACATTTCTCAAAGAACGTGTCTGGATACGGGTCGTCATTGAAACGGTCGATCTCACGCCAGCCGGTTCCGCGATAAAGCTCTGTCGCCTCGGGCAGCGCGCTGTTTGTATCCAGACGCAGGAGTTTGATGGATAACTCGCGGGCGATGTTCTCGGCGGCCGTCATAAGGCGTGTTGCGAGCCCAAGGCCACGCGCGGACGGGGCGACCCAGAGCCTTTTGATCTCCGCAACCTCGCCGCCATTGCCCTTCAGCCCGACACAGCCGATCGGCAGGCCATCCGACATGGCCACCAGGAACGCACCGCACGGACGGATCATATCCTTGGCGTCGGGATCGCGAGAAAGCGCTACATCGAAACCCTTCTCGAAGCGGCGTGCGAGTTCGCCGTAATATTCGTTCAGACAATAGCTGGCGTCCTCGTGCCGAGGGTCTTTCTCCTCGAGCACGATCTGCTCACGTCTCAGCGAGGAAGCGACGATATCCATGGCGCGCAGCAGTTCGTCCGGGCGACGATGGCGCGCCAGAAACGATTTCGCCTGCGCGTTGGAAAGCGCTTCATAAGCCTGAAACTCGGAACGGCCGGTTTCGGTCAGCCTGGCAACGCGCCGACGCGCATCCTGAGGGTTCGGCACCGTCTCGATGAGACCTTCCTCTTCCAGACTGCGCAGCAGACGGCTCATCAAGCCGGAGTCGAGACCGAGATAATCGCGGATCACCGCAACATCCGATTGCCCCCGGCCGATCGAATTGAGGACGCGGGCAGCACCCAACGGACGGCCGCGTCCGAGGAAAGACGTATCGAGAGCGCCGACTTCGGAGGTGACGGCACGGTTGAAGCGACGGACACGAGAGACAGGATCGTAGGTCATATTGTCTGACTTTAGTCAGATAATTGATCCTGTCAATTCAAAGCACTCCAGGGGGCGCGCAAATGAGCCGCGCACTCCCCGCCATCCGCTTTGCGCGCCACCATCGCCTCGCCTATGGGAATGACAGCACTCCCAAGGCCCCTCCCGTGTTCCGTTATGCTCTCCACGCCCTGATCGTTCTCATCCTGACGCTGCTGACGCAGATCGGCGGCATCGCCTATCTCGTGGCGCTGGCCGCATCGCGCGGCTGGGGCTTACGGCGATTTCTGGCAAAGCTTACAATCTTTCTGCTTTGCTATGCAGGCGCCACGCTTGCCGCGATCCTTGCCGCGCCGATCTTCGGGCGGGTTCCCCTCTCCTGCGTCGCCGGCGCCGAAGACAGGCTCGTGGTCCGCTCCCCGATCTACTGCCTGCTGAACCGCAACTACGTCACTCCAGACGTGCGCGATCTGGCAAAGGCGCTTGCCGCCGACATGGACAAGGAGTTTCCGGGAACCATCACGGTCGCGCTGGATGGGAATTTCCCCTTCGTGAGAGGCTTTCCGCTGCTGCCGCATCTGTCGCATGCCGACGGGAAAAAGCTCGACTTCGCCTATTATTACAAGGATGTGGACGGTGCCTTCCTGAATGGCGCCACCCGCTCCCCGATCGGCTATTTCGCCTTCGAGCAACCCGCCCCCGGCGACGAACTGCAATGCGAAGGGCGCAACGACTGGCTTACCACCCGCTGGAACTTCGATGCGCTGCAGCCTCTGTTTCCGACCTATCGGATCGAGGAGCAGCGCACATCGGCCGCGATCGGCTGGTTGACGAGCGAAGGCGTGACGCGCTTCGGCCTGCAGAAGATCTTCATCGAGCCGCATCTGAAGAACGCGCTCGGCATCACCGACGGCCATGTCCGCTTTCAAGGCTGCCGCGCCGCCCGCCACGACGACCATATTCATATCCAGGTGGAGTAGTTGTGGTCCGTTAGGGCCGGCGTTCGGCCAGCGGCAGGCATTCGCCTCATGGAGTCTCGAAGCGGCCCCATGCCACACTGGGTGACGGGAGGAAGGATCAACAACCTTTACGATTCTTAGGGCATCCGTGAGATAGCGTGCAACGCGCGGTGCGGCCTCCGAGGAGGAGGCAGCACCGCCGGCGCCATCTGTCAGACTTGGAACACGCAATGATCAATCGGATATCCCCCGTAGTTACGTTAGACCAAGCGGCCGCGCTGATGCGCCCTCACCGTTCTAAAAGCATAAGACTGGACCGAATCTGGCCGCCGAATGAAACCACGGGACTGCTGTCGCAGATAGGAGGACGACCGAATCTTCCGCCGGACTGGGTTTGGCCCACGATCGATTTCGAGGATGGCACAACGGCATCGTTGGATTTTCTGGCCCAAATCAATCTGGAGGAACTGCCAGACATCGAGGCTCGGGGCGCGCTTCCGAAATCCGGCATGCTCTATTTCTTTGCATTGTCGCAATCGAACGAGCCGCTCGAGTCATATGGTTCGGATGCCTGGCGCGTCCTCTACTACCCCGACAATCCGGCGGATCTGCCCAGCCGCCCGGCTCCGGAAGACGCCGGATGGAAGATCGATCATCTGGATTACGGTCAAACAGACGCAAGCAGCTACCGAAATCCGGACGGTCCCAGAGGTGAGCTTTTTCCGAGATGCACCGTTCGGTTTACTGTGATCGATGTTTGGGATCTTCCGCGATTTTCTGGACGAGATGATCCTCGGCTTCGGCCTTTCGAGGATGCCATTTGCGGGGAGCCGGCTGATCTCGACAAGCCAGCTGGCATTGCGGATGTCATCCGGACTTTCTGGAAAGATATGAATCCGTTCAAGCCCAAGACATCGAAGGCGCCAGAGCCCCCCCGAAAAGAAGCCCCGCAAGCCAGAGCCGACATCGAGATGCGCGACATCGACAGCCTGGCTTACGATTGCCTCCAAATGTTGTGCGTCGAGGAACAGCGCGATTTTTACCAATCAAGAGTCGAACTGAATCCCGAGAGCCTGCCATACCGTGCAGAAGACGCAGTCATGGTTTTGAACGAAGCGAGAAATACTTGGTTCGAGAATATATTGCCAATCGAAACCGTTCTCGACCACGAGGGCAAATACTCCGACGCTTTGCTGCAAGCCTAC
This Rhizobium brockwellii DNA region includes the following protein-coding sequences:
- a CDS encoding response regulator transcription factor, with amino-acid sequence MRILLIEDERELAEALSAALGKHGIVTDHTMHLADAVELTRQNLYDAILLDRRLPDGEGLSFIPELRRTGKYTPIIVMTALNEPKERIEGLDLGADDYLGKPFLVEELMARLRAVLRRSPELAELKITAGRLVIDPLHLGVTVDATPLDLPRRELLVLAALARRKEKTVLRSTLEAAVYNYEEEIQSNALDAHISRLRKRLIDAGAGVAIHNIRGVGYLMKEE
- a CDS encoding NADPH-dependent FMN reductase → MKILAISGSARRNSTNTAMLRAIRAIAPSDIEVSIFDGVGRLPVFSPDLEGESLPEAVRDFIDLIAQSDGLIIASPEYVRSIPGGLKNAIDWFVSGDDIVHKPIALLHASHRGDDMLAGLRTILATITDRFAGDIFLRLPLMKLEPAEVFKAVEAAENRSRVQAYLQAFSAYCMADSKTA
- a CDS encoding ABC transporter ATP-binding protein, which produces MSALIEAWGVSKRFRQHKRFPGLLGALKTLVTNEYTEVLAVSDIGFDIAAGEAVGYLGPNGAGKSTMIKMMTGILVPSAGTLSVLGRTPHLRRMDNAREIGVVFGQRSQLWWDLPLVDSFTLHQRIYDIPVARYADNLRRFSELLDLTPFLDRAVRQLSLGQRMRAEIVMSLLHDPKILFLDEPTIGLDVVAKDAVRRFLSEINRERGVTIILTTHDLQDIETICPRLIMVDHSRLIFDGELKSLRAALGSARRLTLEFASDPGPLPLRTATLVSDEGLRKNYLIEREDISLVAILSEVGSGRGLKDVALHEPDIEEVIRTFYQRRNADQRNNAKARAS
- a CDS encoding ABC transporter permease; protein product: MSAYFAFARSSFHSQLAYRNEVWANIFGKLVQVFARVAIWQAAYAGIGGTVVDGVSLQQMVTYALLGGAVMGATRPERIIGEIGRSLKTGDIAVWLLKPLSYPLYLFANECGSFGYRLMTQVIPTVVFTALFYGMLPPASLFDGLMFIAFWALSFTLLFLMSALFGLVAFWLMTSFSLDWILGALLQLFSGLLIPFWFFPEPLAAIARHLPFAWVVYYPNAVYLGRLSTADVWLHFGLGLGWAALFLTGVLWLWRCASGRITVQGG
- a CDS encoding ABC transporter permease, whose product is MLIHHLRVLPLLVRMHVRSQMEYRGALWLDRLAQILSYGSVFATIGILLARFDTLGGWTWPELALLFSFQLLAYSLGAAMSFVQLRDLEELVRLGTFDTLLVKPFSPWAYLVFSGLNIGYTGHVILAVALMGWAVLSIDFAWSVWSASFLIAALISATLLTAALITMIGATALIWVRSNHLFSIFFGFWELTRYPLNIFPGGIQTILITAVPLALTSSVPVGALLGKPIPILGDWAGPVSLVAGPIWVLMAIAHWRYATGKYQGAGG
- a CDS encoding winged helix-turn-helix transcriptional regulator is translated as MDIEMRSGCPINLTMEVLGDRWSLIIIRDIMFGNRRHFRDLLTHSEEGIASNILAARLKRLLSLGFISKRDDPSHSQKAIYSLLEPAIQLVPVFAMIGAWGRRHLPVSEELSIRAQLLEEGGPPLWDEFMEDLRQIHIVDPIGGANGTCTSPVLAKLTAAFLEVRARSSSQAS
- a CDS encoding dihydrofolate reductase family protein, with translation MSKVRVAAFSLSVDGLGAGPEQSMTDPLGKRGTEMFEWFFRTRTFRAMIGKDGGSEGVDEGYAARGMANFGAFILGRNMFGPIRGDWPDDAWKGWWGPNPPYHAPTYILTHYPREPIVMEGGTTFHFVTGGIEEALDKAKAAAGDKDVKIGGGVSTVRQYLQAGLIDELHFAISPVVLGKGEAMFTGIDLPALGFRVAEHVATEHATHIVLAK
- a CDS encoding TetR family transcriptional regulator, which produces MTDRPRGRISSRKQPKQARSAELVAAILDAAAQVLAREGAQRFTTARVAERAGVSIGSLYQYFPNKAAILFRLQSDEWRQTTDMLGGILADAQRPPLERLRRLVHAFLRSECEEAAMRVALHDAAPLYRDAPEAQAARASGDRIVELFMQEVLPSAPEGMRALAGDLIATTLGTVGKEFSEAPRSAAEIDAYADAMADMFCAYLKQLGAGRDAA
- a CDS encoding O-methyltransferase yields the protein MTTLTTAPLAPLLNGLFEEAATATSPVMSALSGDERMRLIGSKTEYLDLYGRLKDLWLPVSREAGALLYMLARSSRARTIVEFGTSFGISTLHLAAALRDNGGGRLITSEFEPSKLARARANLTAGGLIDLVEIREGDALETLGTDLPETIDLLFLDGAKALYRDILELVEDRLRPGALIIADNADLCPEYLARVRSPAAGYLSTPFEEDIELSMRT
- a CDS encoding TetR/AcrR family transcriptional regulator, which produces MMSDERKNQEDGLKPGERADKRVRADAKRNLDGLLQAALTVFATSGVDAPVREIAEKAGVGIGTVYRHFPERSDLVVAVFRREIDACADAAPILAAQHAPGEALARWMQRFVDFIAAKRGLAAALHSGNPAFDVLPAYFQQRLQPALRSLLDAAAAAGEVRTDIAAEDLLNAAASLSMHAYAQGSEHARRMVSLLVDGLRYGAVQR
- a CDS encoding aldo/keto reductase, which encodes MQYRTLGRTGIKVSPYCLGAMMFGAAGNPDHEDSIRIIHKALDAGINFIDTADIYSRGESEEIVGKALKGRRDDVVLATKAHLPMGDDPNRQGNSRRWLIRAVEDSLRRLQTDHIDLYLIHRPAPDTDIEETLSALTDLIQAGKVRAVGSSTFPVSEIVEAQWVSERRGLARFRAEQPPYSILNRSIEREVLPACERYGMGALVWSPLAMGMLTGKYRKGAPQPDSARAKRFPRQMNDERRLDAVERLIPLAQQAGLSLAHMAMAFAIAHPAVTSAIIGPRTMEHFDDLLAGAGVSLTDEILDRIDAIVPPGTDTGPLEAAYNPPAVTLPSLRRRPITERFAA
- a CDS encoding bifunctional helix-turn-helix transcriptional regulator/GNAT family N-acetyltransferase yields the protein MTYDPVSRVRRFNRAVTSEVGALDTSFLGRGRPLGAARVLNSIGRGQSDVAVIRDYLGLDSGLMSRLLRSLEEEGLIETVPNPQDARRRVARLTETGRSEFQAYEALSNAQAKSFLARHRRPDELLRAMDIVASSLRREQIVLEEKDPRHEDASYCLNEYYGELARRFEKGFDVALSRDPDAKDMIRPCGAFLVAMSDGLPIGCVGLKGNGGEVAEIKRLWVAPSARGLGLATRLMTAAENIARELSIKLLRLDTNSALPEATELYRGTGWREIDRFNDDPYPDTFFEKCP